From Xyrauchen texanus isolate HMW12.3.18 chromosome 44, RBS_HiC_50CHRs, whole genome shotgun sequence:
CAGATTTTAAAACTTGAACATTGGGGTTGTCTGATTAAACATGTGTTATCAAGACATAATGTTATGACTTTATTGTACCTGATTGACTATATATTTCAGGGGATGGCAACCTAGGCCAAACGTGCCAGCATTGGAGGCATGGAGCACACCTGCATGAGGCATGCCAATCTATCACTTGTTATAATCTGATAGACGTACAGTCACTTCAATGATGGGATGTACAGTTGtttaagtgtttttggatcattccaaaacattgaaaaaataccAAATTATGAAGAAACTCTGGAATTCACATTACTTGTCctcttaaattagaaaaatggaaaatagaagcattttcacaagtggacgtAGACTTTTAAACCACAAATTACATTATACACACATTTGGCACAGTGATAAACAAGGAAAATTAAAAACggcacttcatgtcaaaaaggttgccaaacCCTCACTCAAACAGATGCACTTTCCCAGAGGAGTGTGAATTAGGATTCATCCTATCGTGCCTCCTCTCCCAATGCAATCGTGTTTGTATTGCACTTCAGCATTATCAGTGTCGTTGTTGCAGTGCTCTTGATGCTCTTTGCTTTCAAGGTCTAATCTCAGGGCTGTATTCTCACCTACCTTGTCACTTGTGATATGTGCACTTTCTTTTATATCGCATTGGTACTAAATAATTTACAAAgaccatttaatttaaatgtaaatttaagggAGAATGGGACATCAGCATTTACAGAACAATGGGACTTTGCTCCAAATATATTTGGATATATTCTGAAGTTATATTTAGGACTCTTGTAAACATGTCAGTCTGCCCAAATATGTGGATATGTACGTGTTCTGAGTATTCTTTGCGTTTAActttttacatttgtgtttttgaaAGTTGTCATATTTATAAAATTCAGTGCTTTTGTACAAGACAGACAGCTTCTACAAACTACCAGGAGTTGCTTTGGATATGGGACCACTAAAGTTTAAAAAATTTGAGCATTTGATTTCATACacaagtaaaatgttttaaaaaagattAACAGTTTAACAGTAAAGTGTGTGGAATACAAGCAGttctctatctgtctctgtctacAGCTCTGGTGTCGGTTTTGATGGTGTTTGTGTGGCTGGGGAGAGACCAGGTCTCGCCTCTCAGACCTATCTGTGACCTGCGTGTTCTGGACCACTTTGTAAGAGAAGCTCAAGACTCTGAGATCATCATGGTGAGATTACTACATGGTGAATTACAATACACTTGAATTTATGGTCTTTTCTTACTTTTCTGAAGAGATTTTTTTAAACCATATTAAAACACATGTCAAATATATGTCAAATAATTTAACTGAATTAattgatttaaattattttttgatcTGAACATTTATGGTTTACCAATTAAAACCCAAAACCTACATCACATTATTTACACTTTCAACTAAACTCCTCTCTCACACCCTGTCTGCACTTAGATTAATGCTTATGTTAAAACTTGTATTCTATTTgagttgtaaaattgtttaaataatcatttttgcAGTCGTTTTGGGGTTTTAGGTTTAAACATTTTTTTGGTaacattggatataactttatacagaaaaggttagtaagccatTTTATGGCGTTAtcgttaacacacatattgtctaTAAGTATTTCTTGAGGCAGTACTtgaaacagtaattattttaacattaacggattggccccattcacttccattgtaagtgcctcactctaacatagatttttgctttttttaaaaagataaagagggacaagttgaaatacatttttgtagtaaccaacataatgtcacaaatgctgtcgattgagatgaacttgtatttaacccgtaatattcctttaaatgagagCATACCTGTatcctattttattttcaatggaaagccACTGGTTTAAACATTTacgtattatatatttattgtaatgttattgttGCTAAAACGTCttataaattaccaaaaaaaaatatttaaatgagtaGACCAGAGGCCAAAAATATCATGGGCTGGCTTAAATGTTATGAGAAgttatttaaccctttaagctctgagggtgcttttaaagatttcctgtttcagtggcacacCCAAAATATTATAACTTGACAAAAACCAGGAGGGTCAGTTGTTTGGTTTCAtttaaaagaaaacttttcaatattttaaaaatgttataaattatgataaattcagagactctcagcctaagaaactgttGAAAATAAATTGAGCCAAACCTTTTCCTTTTTcccttatttttcatattttacaatatatatatatatatctgggtgGAAATAGGGTGGCTCCGAAAAACGTTTGTTTTGTTCAAAAaatttgtgttgatacaacaaagcaatcaaaagttatagcattacaaaaataaattagtgtccaaaaacacatgtcaaaaaccctctctaaacaaataaaacttAATAATTGTACAtgagaactaattacacatgcaaacacaacaacaacgactaaaggtttgcatagcatggaaACATGGtgttagtaatgagatttcacagaataagTGCCTTTTGACTCTTTGAGTTTGTGTCATgcatttggcgccatctcctggtggccatatgtaacttTGTGCTTCGGGTGGAATATCTAATGATCTGTGCATCGGATGACCTCCTGTGTGAGCtgatttgaaagataatcacttcTTCTAAGTAATTCTATGTGACattttatgttctttttatttttcgtaaagttataagcaaaaacgcagcttataagcaacaccaacataattacttgctatatttctatctgtgagtaaaacaaataagcTGTAATCTACACTTAGAGAGCTTTCCAACCACACATGACACATGGTGatttgatgagtttgatatttttacagattgcaataatatgtacatgtatacagtgcaattttttaaaataaattataatatggaacacttctgatttgtctgtaaatttcaaagcacttgttcagttttggtcataatgtcacatgcattgtaATGTACAGCTTCTGAGAtttcaaacaatacctatttCGTGTCGGTCAAGACtgtaattattgatattttgACAATTTATTTATCTCGCCCGTCTGTGGGTTAAATATATAACATACAAAATGCACGGCAAAAAGATTAAAACATATGATTTTTGATATGaaacatatttttatgtttatgatgataAAGTAGCTGTTGTAAAGCAGCAATAGAACAGTGCATCCTTTCTCCGTCGGACTTGGGCCGCAACATATGCTTCCAGCGTAGAcaacttcattgattataataggatATATCTGCTTTTGACGTGATGTGACACTCGCTTCTGGTGTAGACAGGCAATACAGATATTTGACAGGTCACTAACAAGGTAGGCCTAGAAAAGAATAATATCAAATATTAGATAACAGATAAAAAGGGGGAAGCAATTCACTAAAGGTGGCATTTCTCCCCAAGCCcaggttaatttctgaccctgctaCGTGCTTCGCATAACATGCCAAGTTACTTTCAGAAACAtcacctttttctctctctctctctctctctctctctctctctctctctctctctctctctctctctctctctctctctctctctctctctctctctctctctctctctctctctctctctctctctctctctctctctgtcctattCTCTCTTAGCACGGTTGCAGAGTGGGCTGTGGTGTGACGAAATCCTACTTTGTTCCTAAGACTAGCGTTGACTTTGCTGTTTGGGAACAGATAGACGTGAGTCACAATGCACTATTTTTAAATTAATCAGTTACTCTGTAAATACAATAGGATGAGCATTGCTACTCATTCACCCTGTGTGGATTTATATAATGTAGGTTCAGGAACAGGCTGCAGAGGTGCAGACCGGACTGTCTTTGCTGGTCCAGGCTCTGAGATCAGCGAGACAAACAGTGAGCATCTCGCCTCTGGCTAGCACACTGGATAACAACATCAGTAACATGCACAGCCTCAACCAGATCCTGCACAGCCTTCACTTACAGGTATATTAACTACTGGTGTCTATGtaaagtggccccaaaaagtatttggtccCTTAGGCCACActtgtaaaaatgtatgaatgaaaatgtgtatTGTTGCATTACACAATATccaaccaagtggcatttattgtaAAGTAAGGTATCACAAGCACACTTGGCATTCTATGAAATCGTGCAAGCTTGCAGGTTCAGTCAGATTACCCCCAtaatttctgtctctctctctccgtttGCAACAGTCAGTGTGGCGGCACTGTTCTGGGAAGTGCACTTTTTTCCAAAGCTTGATAGTTCAGTGACTGTGAGGTGAAGTGTAGTGCTGTGGTCTATGTGTTTGCATGCATGTCATAATAGCTACTCTGTGAGTGGTGAATGTTGCAAGGATACTAAcctttttgggagtagcatattTTAACCTACTTTTGACTTGAGAGATGCCAAATGATTTCAAGTTCAGCTGCGTTGCTACAAACTAGTCTCATCGATTCACATTATATAACTACCTCTACACAAAATTatacatgctaacatgattttagtgcgataaaaccggcttttctgtgtaaagttatatccgatATTACATGACAACAAAACCCTGTAATATTATTATTGGAACTTTACACATataaggttagtaagctattttatcacactaaaatcacatctATAATGTTGAAATATTGTATAGTAGCTACTCTTTTTTTACAACTTTTATGAACTGgcctcatttacttccattgtagtAAGTGTCTTACTATAACTTTTTTAAGAGACAAGGAACAAGTGGAAATGTTAtactacattatgccacaaatgctgtctttgattgagcttaagttgtattgaatccagaacaaTCCTTTAAACATTCTACATTTCTACGTTAACATTAcgttaaataaatagttcacccaaaaattataattatctcattaactcaccctcatgccatctcagatgtgtatgacttcctttctcctgctgaacgcaaagaaagatttttagaataatatctcagctctgtaggtccatacaatacaagttaatgtCGGCCAGAAATGTGGAGgtcgaaaaagcacataaaggcagcataaaagtaatcaatatcaCTCAAGTGGTaaatttactataaatatccactttcacattcttcttttgtttttgatgattcacattcttagtgcatatcaccacctactgggcagggaggagaatttatagtaaaaaaggacgtaaatattgatctgtttttacccatacctatcatatcacttctgaagacatgggttaaatcactggagtcatatggattaattttatgctgcatttatgtgcattttagaccttcaaatttctggcctgcatacacttgtattgtatggacctacagagctcaaatattcttctaaaaatctttgtttgtgttcagcagaagaaagaacgtcatacacatctgggatgagagtgagaaaattatgagagaattttcatttttgggtgaactattcctttaacatgaacAGGTGTTTAAACAAAATGATTTAATTGATTTTATAGATATTAGGTTTAATGTACACTTGGCAAGatttacaatttaatttgacTTGCAGTTGAATGTGTGTATACCATATCCCAGCGtatattttacaatggcttcgaGTGCCTTCCTGGCTCATAAAAACAGATTTTAGAGCCAGAACCATTAATCTAATACAAATAATCCTTGGATCATTAATTTTCAAAAAATTCCCTAATGTGGCTCTTCTCTTTCCACAGCAGGCCAAGTCTTCAGTTCCTCCAGACGATTCAGCTCACAACAGCACACAGATACAGGAGGTCTCCTCTCTCCCAGAACTTCTGCAGGTGCAGAGCAGTTTCCTGCGAGGGAAAGTCAGACTCCTGCTTTCAGCTGCGCCAGCCTGCCAAAAGCAAAACGGCTGAAATGAACTGATAAACTGTTTACGATGTACCAACGTCAAGCCCATTCAtgcatgtacacaaacacacccgGACAAGCACACTTTATTATGCCACATTCTCAAAAGTTTCTGGGTGTGTCACTTTCTAAACGGTCTTCTTGACTTGTTAGCTCATTTTCTCAGCATTCCAGAGCCTGCAGCCTTGTTTTTAATGCTGGTGTTTGGCAGAGCTTGTGTGCTGTGGCGTAGAGAGTAGATGGTCTACAGAATGAAGTAAAACGGTAGTGACACCCTGACCTGCTCGACAAGGCAAACATGGCAAAAGAATCTGTGGAGGAACACATCTGAGCCCGCTAGTGTTAGCTCAAAGTCTCATAGCGATTGGGCAAACAGCTTGTCTGGGTGTATCCAGCCACCTTGACTATCATTCATTTTTGGAGcactattatttaattatctttAAGTTTTTAGTTAAGTTAAGTTTAGTTCAGTTTTTGTACAAATCCATACATTTTGTTGCAATATTTTAACTATGTTGTCGGTTTTTAGCTATGTGCAATCTGTTTACGCATGCTTAGAGGGCGTTCACACAGGACATGTTTTTGTGTTCCGTCTGTGCTACCTTTTAATTGTTGGTCAATTTTTACATGCGATTCTCACGGTCCTGTTTTAATCTGaaatcaaatattaataattgttgtatatttatatatacattttattttgcaagtagaaaatgaagtctatttttgtaatatttaatagaTTGTGATGTAATTTTCATGACCGCTactcaagggcgtagatttggcttgaaaaaTATGGTTATCACGATACTCTCATTACCACAACGACTCTCATCGTAGTCGTACTTCCTTGGTACTGCCTTTtactttcattgattttgatgtaatacatgtaaaaatgtatgcgttacagtaatgagaatcacatttaaaaacaattgcgGTAATGGAAAATTTAGGGGTTTATGTGCTTAAGTGTCCAGAAAATAATTTGTCACAATGCTTGTTATGTTGACTTTGCAATCAGTTTAACAAAAATGCATATAGAGACCCCTCCATCTTGCTGTTTTGTAATGCAAGAATGTATCCAGTATGAATGCCCCTTATGCTGTGCAGCGTGTTAAAGAGATgatatgagagagaaagagagagagagatagagaggctGTTTGCATGTGGAAGTCTGTTTGTTGTAGAGTATTCCCTCATCTGAGATCTGTACTTCACTGCAGGGCCAAAGGTCTGTTTATGGTTCAGCAGGATTTGCAATGTGGGCACTCAACCCGGAGGCTACAGTCCTTGCCATCTACAGGACAAACTAGGAAATTCACATAAAGAAAGATGCTCACGGTAATGAACTCTCACTTGGGTTTATGTTAAGTGTACATAAAGCAAAAAAACGAACTTACGTAAAAGTATACATGTTTTATAAGAAATAACATGCAAATAAGGAGGAGGCGGGCCTCTGCGTaggtttaaaaacttttttttttttttttttaatgttgtccAGATCAGATACACAACATACAGTGTGTAGTAGCCTGTATAGGAAATAGAAATATGAATTTCATTCTTTAGACCCATTATGGTCATATAGTCTCTTTATCTCAAGCctcttttatgttttttaaattaaacaaactgAAACTCAACAGGTGCAAGTATTTTTTTGGCGACCAAGCATTAATACCCAagagttgttattttttttgccatttttttaaatcctctatAATACATAGGCAACCCAGACAAAAAGTATCACCATATATGTCTGGTGAGAGTGTGCTTTATTTGTCTGTTAGTTGCTGGTAGAATCATCTCTCTTCATTTCTTTTGTAGAAAAATATGAACTGTTTAAATTCTCTACTTTGAAATATATGCAGCTCAAATTCACAACAAAGAGATAAGCCACAACTCTGTGGAATCCCCACCCTCCACCCCAGCCAATTTCCAATGGTTTgggtaatgttacatttataagaAGTTACAACCAGGTAAGAGAAACAACAACCCCACAATGTCATTTAGTCCACTGTAGCATAATGAAGAACACCCAGGAGAATGACTCGAACAGCAGGGctctcaaaacaaaaaaaaaaacatgctgacTCAACCGATTTACATCCTAAAGCCTCTTGCGAGGAAAGGTCTATGTGTAATCAGAGATGATCGGTTTTCAACCTAACAGTATCTCTTTAGGTTGAAACGtactctacgcaagtatgtgaatgtgtgtagttgcataaaaaaacacaacagacC
This genomic window contains:
- the epob gene encoding erythropoietin b yields the protein MQKFSALVSVLMVFVWLGRDQVSPLRPICDLRVLDHFVREAQDSEIIMHGCRVGCGVTKSYFVPKTSVDFAVWEQIDVQEQAAEVQTGLSLLVQALRSARQTVSISPLASTLDNNISNMHSLNQILHSLHLQQAKSSVPPDDSAHNSTQIQEVSSLPELLQVQSSFLRGKVRLLLSAAPACQKQNG